A region of Streptomyces sp. NBC_01264 DNA encodes the following proteins:
- a CDS encoding class F sortase produces the protein MSTYRLPPSPYPGDGASRPGRNRRRTLWMWAGAGLVLVLLFLSAIAVTHYLIPDSAPSAATDQVAAAPPMGASAPERIEIPSIGVDSPVVPLGLAANGTVQVPPIAKQSPVGWYRHSPTPGENGGSVMLGHLTVGKFGNGVFYRLGELHPGSEIKVVRADGSTAVFTVTKTAEYEKADFPAQDVYGPTNTPQLRLVTCTRPAGPAGSGYLANLVDYATLTSSTA, from the coding sequence ATGAGCACCTACCGGCTGCCGCCGTCGCCCTACCCGGGTGACGGCGCCAGCCGCCCGGGGCGCAACCGGCGGCGCACCCTGTGGATGTGGGCGGGTGCCGGCCTGGTCCTGGTGCTGCTCTTCCTGTCCGCGATAGCGGTGACCCACTACCTCATACCCGACTCCGCTCCCTCGGCGGCGACGGACCAGGTCGCCGCGGCGCCCCCCATGGGCGCGTCCGCCCCGGAGCGGATCGAGATCCCGTCCATCGGCGTGGACAGCCCGGTCGTCCCGCTCGGGCTGGCTGCCAACGGAACCGTCCAGGTGCCGCCGATCGCCAAGCAGTCCCCCGTGGGCTGGTACCGCCACTCCCCCACTCCGGGTGAGAACGGGGGCAGCGTGATGCTCGGTCACCTCACGGTCGGCAAGTTCGGCAACGGCGTCTTCTACCGCCTCGGCGAACTCCACCCCGGGTCGGAGATCAAAGTCGTCCGGGCCGACGGCAGCACCGCCGTGTTCACCGTGACCAAGACCGCCGAGTACGAGAAGGCCGACTTCCCGGCGCAGGACGTCTACGGGCCCACGAACACGCCGCAGCTGCGGCTGGTCACCTGCACCCGCCCAGCGGGCCCGGCAGGCAGCGGCTACCTCGCCAACCTGGTGGACTACGCCACTCTCACGTCCTCCACGGCCTGA
- a CDS encoding NADP-dependent oxidoreductase, with the protein MTVQHTMTAVSQDRLGGPEVLRVIETPRPSPGFGEVLVRVLAAGINPIDGKTRESGAFLGEPPFILGWDVSGVVEAVGPGVRLFAPGDEVYGMPLFPAQAGAYAQYVAAPARHFAPKPDGLTHVEAAALPLAALTARQALVDVGSVGKGDRVVVHGAAGGVGHLAVQLAVALGAHVIATARPAQHAAVRGLGAAEVIDFGGGDVHTRIRDADFVLDPHGGAEAFRALGTLKDCGVLVSLSSPEDDAVVASAAERGIRAGFMLVQPDPVGLHHIAALAASGALRPVVAATFPLGDVARAHRFAEAGGVLGKTVLVV; encoded by the coding sequence GTGACTGTGCAGCACACGATGACGGCGGTGAGCCAGGACCGCCTCGGTGGGCCGGAGGTCCTCCGCGTCATCGAGACTCCCCGCCCCAGCCCCGGTTTCGGCGAGGTCCTCGTCCGGGTGCTCGCGGCGGGCATCAACCCCATCGACGGCAAGACCCGGGAGTCCGGTGCCTTCCTGGGGGAGCCTCCGTTCATCCTCGGCTGGGACGTCTCGGGCGTGGTCGAGGCGGTCGGGCCGGGCGTACGGCTCTTCGCGCCGGGTGACGAGGTGTACGGGATGCCTCTGTTCCCCGCGCAGGCCGGGGCCTACGCGCAGTACGTCGCCGCACCGGCCCGGCACTTCGCGCCGAAGCCGGACGGTCTGACCCACGTCGAGGCGGCTGCCCTGCCGCTGGCCGCGCTCACCGCGCGGCAGGCTCTGGTGGACGTGGGGAGCGTCGGGAAGGGCGATCGCGTGGTCGTCCACGGTGCGGCCGGCGGGGTGGGACACCTGGCGGTACAGCTCGCCGTGGCGCTCGGCGCCCATGTGATCGCGACGGCCCGGCCGGCCCAGCACGCCGCCGTGCGGGGCCTCGGAGCCGCGGAGGTCATCGACTTCGGCGGGGGCGACGTGCACACGCGGATCAGGGATGCCGACTTCGTCCTGGATCCGCACGGCGGTGCCGAGGCCTTCCGTGCCCTCGGCACGCTGAAGGACTGCGGCGTCCTCGTCTCCCTGTCGTCGCCCGAGGACGACGCGGTGGTCGCCTCTGCCGCGGAGCGCGGGATCCGGGCCGGTTTCATGCTCGTGCAACCGGATCCGGTGGGCCTTCACCACATCGCCGCGCTCGCGGCCTCCGGCGCCCTGCGCCCCGTCGTGGCCGCCACCTTCCCGCTCGGGGACGTGGCCCGGGCGCACCGCTTCGCGGAGGCCGGCGGCGTCCTCGGCAAGACCGTCCTCGTCGTCTAG
- a CDS encoding FG-GAP-like repeat-containing protein, with protein MSRKTRSGWTAAALCLLVAGGTSAAVPASATDGSPVHGVVRDRPGSARPADTVTPGSAPPLRFVSYNICGNSCGSASYDNQRRIDTIVAQAAVTTWNADQIFLQEVCRPQYDAVLARLRGLGYRGLFSRTVLGRPGICGNADYGNAVFVKGEVQESLDLDLTVGGEKEPIRVPCLKSTTQYRTNWACSVHLYWDDGTLAVPEADRLAARARSWEDQGIPVVLGGDFNHSPRSSTLTRFYDRAMGDGARGDFAEADQSDADFFDPAACTPGVTPACRSGEATVPGLNKKLDYLFLTAADFKDPAADVRPRDTLVSDHRMLRGAAAWADCGRLDAGRAAFFRRDAAGALFRITGNGAGTFADACKVGTGWQIMRHVVRPPQTDVLLGVDAAGDLWRYPADAAGSYSGSTRTRVGGGWQGYDAVLAPGDITGDGFSDLLGRDAAGALWLHAGRADGTTYAARVRTGTGWQTYSALVAPGDFSGDGLPDLLARDRSGVLWLFRGDGRGGFGPRTRAGSGWNIYNALTAPGDVDGDGRSDLLARDGSGVLWSYRGDGAGSYRPRVRVGAGYPAGELLL; from the coding sequence ATGTCACGCAAGACCAGATCCGGATGGACCGCCGCGGCCTTGTGCCTGCTGGTGGCGGGCGGTACCTCGGCCGCGGTACCCGCGTCCGCGACGGACGGCAGTCCGGTGCACGGAGTGGTGCGGGACCGTCCCGGATCCGCCAGGCCGGCCGACACGGTGACGCCCGGCAGCGCACCGCCCCTGCGGTTCGTGAGCTACAACATCTGCGGAAACAGCTGCGGTTCGGCTTCCTACGACAACCAGCGGCGCATCGACACGATCGTGGCCCAGGCGGCGGTCACCACCTGGAACGCCGACCAGATCTTCCTCCAGGAGGTGTGCCGGCCGCAGTACGACGCCGTCCTGGCACGGCTCCGCGGGCTCGGCTACCGCGGCTTGTTCAGCCGTACGGTGCTGGGCCGGCCCGGCATCTGCGGCAATGCCGACTACGGCAACGCCGTCTTCGTGAAGGGGGAGGTCCAGGAGAGCCTGGACCTCGACCTGACGGTCGGCGGGGAGAAGGAACCGATCCGGGTCCCCTGTCTGAAGAGCACCACCCAGTACCGCACCAACTGGGCCTGCTCGGTGCACCTGTACTGGGATGACGGAACACTGGCCGTCCCCGAGGCGGACCGGCTGGCGGCACGGGCGCGCAGCTGGGAGGACCAGGGCATCCCGGTGGTCCTGGGCGGGGACTTCAACCACTCGCCCCGCAGTTCCACGCTGACCCGGTTCTACGACCGGGCCATGGGCGACGGCGCGAGGGGCGACTTCGCCGAGGCCGACCAGTCCGACGCCGACTTCTTCGACCCGGCGGCCTGCACTCCCGGGGTGACCCCGGCCTGCCGCTCGGGAGAGGCCACGGTGCCCGGCCTCAACAAGAAGCTGGACTACCTCTTCCTCACCGCCGCGGACTTCAAGGATCCCGCGGCCGACGTCCGGCCCCGCGACACCCTGGTCTCCGACCACCGGATGCTGCGGGGTGCGGCGGCCTGGGCCGACTGCGGGCGGCTCGACGCGGGCCGGGCCGCCTTCTTCCGCCGCGACGCCGCCGGAGCCCTGTTCCGCATCACGGGGAACGGCGCCGGGACCTTCGCCGACGCGTGCAAGGTGGGGACGGGCTGGCAGATCATGCGGCACGTCGTGCGCCCGCCGCAGACCGACGTGCTTCTCGGCGTCGACGCGGCCGGGGACCTGTGGCGCTACCCGGCCGACGCCGCCGGCAGCTACTCGGGCAGCACGCGGACCCGGGTGGGCGGCGGTTGGCAGGGCTATGACGCGGTGCTCGCCCCGGGCGACATCACCGGAGACGGCTTCTCCGACCTCCTCGGCCGTGACGCCGCGGGCGCCCTGTGGCTCCATGCCGGCAGGGCGGACGGGACCACGTACGCCGCACGGGTGCGCACCGGCACCGGATGGCAGACGTACAGCGCGCTGGTGGCGCCCGGGGACTTCTCGGGCGACGGACTGCCGGACCTCCTGGCCCGCGACCGCTCCGGGGTGCTGTGGCTGTTCCGCGGGGACGGCAGGGGCGGCTTCGGACCGCGCACCAGGGCGGGCAGCGGCTGGAACATCTACAACGCACTGACGGCACCCGGAGATGTCGACGGGGACGGGCGGAGCGACCTCTTGGCCCGCGACGGGTCGGGGGTGCTCTGGTCGTACCGGGGTGACGGCGCAGGCTCGTATCGTCCACGGGTCAGGGTCGGTGCCGGATACCCGGCAGGCGAACTGCTGCTGTGA
- a CDS encoding putative quinol monooxygenase, translating to MFSLIARFTFTSEAAVRGFDALAVELASEVRRSEPRTLTYLVHAVADDPLVRVFYEVYQDREAFEAHQKTPHTQRFFAAYEQFTNDLQVDVLTPLEA from the coding sequence ATGTTCAGCCTGATCGCCCGCTTCACCTTCACGTCGGAGGCCGCCGTGCGCGGTTTCGACGCCCTGGCCGTGGAACTGGCCTCGGAAGTCCGCCGGTCGGAGCCCCGCACGCTGACCTACCTGGTCCATGCCGTGGCCGACGATCCGCTGGTGCGGGTGTTCTACGAGGTCTACCAGGACCGGGAGGCGTTCGAAGCCCACCAGAAGACGCCTCACACGCAGCGCTTCTTCGCCGCCTACGAGCAGTTCACGAACGATCTCCAGGTCGACGTCCTCACTCCGCTGGAGGCCTGA
- a CDS encoding isochorismatase family protein: MNAPRMAAPPKQPPPRPATAARAAPGGDGSLSPGRGFSLRAEDYDVTRLPCPRGGPSWAIDPARSALLVHDMQPPYVDVLSPRSRRRLLERVQRVVDWADAWGVPLLASGPRAAAEPAQRGLLGSCWGIGLLPEQAAATTLPRLAAADVTRIAKRSYSAFHASDLETELRRRGRDQLVIVGVYASHGILATSVDAIGRDVRAFVPFDATADYTAGRHAAALELIGTMSGRVLGVGDLLREAPVRRSV; the protein is encoded by the coding sequence ATGAACGCTCCCCGTATGGCAGCGCCCCCGAAGCAGCCCCCTCCCCGCCCGGCCACCGCGGCCCGCGCCGCACCCGGGGGCGACGGCAGCCTCAGCCCGGGGAGGGGCTTCTCCCTGCGGGCGGAGGACTACGACGTCACCCGCCTGCCGTGCCCGCGCGGCGGGCCCTCCTGGGCCATCGATCCCGCGCGGTCGGCGCTGCTCGTGCACGACATGCAGCCCCCGTACGTCGACGTGCTCTCCCCGCGGTCCCGCCGACGGCTCCTCGAACGGGTGCAACGCGTCGTGGACTGGGCCGACGCCTGGGGCGTGCCCCTCCTGGCCAGCGGCCCCCGGGCGGCCGCGGAGCCGGCCCAGCGGGGCCTCCTCGGCTCCTGCTGGGGCATCGGTCTCCTCCCGGAACAGGCCGCCGCGACCACCCTGCCCCGACTGGCCGCCGCGGACGTCACCCGCATCGCCAAACGCAGCTACAGCGCTTTCCATGCCAGTGACCTGGAGACGGAGCTGCGGCGCCGGGGCCGCGACCAGCTGGTGATCGTCGGCGTCTACGCCAGTCACGGAATCCTGGCCACGAGCGTGGACGCCATCGGCCGGGACGTCCGCGCGTTCGTCCCCTTCGACGCCACCGCCGACTACACGGCCGGCCGCCACGCCGCCGCTCTGGAGCTCATCGGCACCATGAGCGGTCGTGTGCTGGGCGTCGGCGACCTGCTCCGGGAAGCACCGGTCCGCCGTTCCGTGTGA
- a CDS encoding YbhB/YbcL family Raf kinase inhibitor-like protein encodes MRIESPAFRDGGWIPVEYTADGRESQVPLEFSGVPDGALSLALVVHDPDVPRDRRPDGNFDHWVMWNIPPGQHLLTEQDGPVGVVGRTTRGTNTWIGPAPPPGDRAHRYVFTLYALDTLLDLSDSAGRPELEAAIGGHVLERALLTGLFQRA; translated from the coding sequence ATGCGGATCGAGAGTCCTGCCTTCAGGGACGGCGGCTGGATCCCCGTCGAGTACACGGCCGACGGGCGCGAGTCCCAGGTTCCACTGGAATTCTCGGGAGTGCCGGACGGAGCCCTGAGCCTGGCGCTGGTCGTGCACGACCCCGACGTTCCCCGGGACCGCCGTCCCGACGGGAACTTCGACCACTGGGTGATGTGGAACATTCCGCCCGGTCAGCACCTGCTGACCGAGCAGGACGGCCCGGTCGGCGTCGTCGGCAGGACGACCCGGGGAACGAACACCTGGATCGGCCCGGCCCCTCCGCCCGGCGACCGTGCACACCGCTACGTCTTCACGCTCTACGCCCTGGACACGCTGCTCGACCTCTCCGACTCCGCGGGCCGGCCCGAGCTGGAGGCGGCCATCGGGGGGCACGTGCTCGAGCGCGCCCTACTTACGGGCCTTTTCCAGCGCGCGTGA
- a CDS encoding GYD domain-containing protein, whose product MPKYLIHITYTSEGLKGLLAEGGSGRQQAVEESLASVGGTLDAMYFALGQDDLYCLVDVPNQITMAALAMTARSSGAVVSKAVPLLSVAEVDEAARMAVGFRRPGA is encoded by the coding sequence ATGCCCAAGTACCTCATCCACATCACGTACACGAGCGAGGGCCTCAAGGGCCTGCTGGCCGAGGGCGGCTCTGGCCGGCAGCAGGCCGTGGAGGAATCCCTCGCCTCCGTCGGCGGCACCCTGGACGCCATGTACTTCGCCCTGGGGCAGGACGACCTGTACTGCCTGGTCGACGTGCCGAACCAGATCACCATGGCCGCCCTCGCCATGACCGCCCGTTCCTCCGGCGCCGTCGTCTCCAAGGCCGTGCCGCTGCTCAGCGTCGCCGAGGTCGACGAGGCGGCCCGGATGGCGGTCGGCTTCCGGCGCCCCGGGGCCTGA